A genomic window from Vitis riparia cultivar Riparia Gloire de Montpellier isolate 1030 chromosome 18, EGFV_Vit.rip_1.0, whole genome shotgun sequence includes:
- the LOC117906305 gene encoding pentatricopeptide repeat-containing protein At1g76280 isoform X3 codes for MHRYVSRVPLRSISDSLYLSKSSVYDQKNLVRKLESLRTFTTSRDHDCFGYGRKSITRLLQVQIVDALRSNERSRASSLLSELGRGNYSLRADDFIYILEHCSKSPDPLFVMEIWRIMDEKEVHVNNRCYMLSIQALCKGGYLEEAFNLLNFVGENHDIHPILPVYNNFLRGCVQIRSLLHANQCLDLMEHQVLGKNEVTYSQFLKLAVLQQNLSAAHKIWKEYMTYYSMSIISLRKFIWSFTRLSDLESAYAALQHMVDLVFKGSIFINKSAEGRLCSSRLDIPIPKNGDMGLKRCMEENEHSLPSVSDNSKKIDSHASNVEDSTIFYMGSKEDKGFGINMLEKYKGMPVMKVLRWSFSDVIYACAQTQNRGLAEQLILQMQNLGLEPSCHTYDGLIKAIVSDRGFSDGMEVLKTMQLRNLKPYDSTLAALSIGSSKALQLDLAESLLDQISRISYVHPFNAFLAACDTLDQPERAVPILSKMKQLKLQPNVGTYELLFSLFGNVNAPYEEGNMLSQVDVARRIKAIEMDMMNNGIQHSHLSMKNLLKALGAEGMIRELMQYLHVAENQFFRTNTYLGTPIYNTVLHSLVEAKESHIAIEIFKNMISRSLPRDAATYNIMIDCCSTIKCYKSACALVSMMMRDGFLPWTLTYTALIKILLEHEDFDEALNLLDQARLEEIPPDVLLYNTILQKACLKGRIDLIELVAEQMHQEKIQPDPSTCYYVFSSYVDGGFFSTALESLQVLSMRMISEDNSTLEEKRTELEDFIHSEDKDAESQILQFFKGSDENLAIALLNLRWCAISGSPISWTPNESLWARRLLNSHGSRKRAS; via the exons ATGCATAGATATGT GTCTAGGGTTCCTTTGCGATCGATTTCTGACTCACTTTACTTATCAAAGTCATCTGTATac GATCAGAAGAATCTCGTGAGAAAATTGGAATCATTGCGGACTTTTACAACCTCAAGAG ATCACGATTGCTTCGGGTATGGAAGAAAATCAATTACCAGGCTCTTGCAGGTGCAAATTGTTGATGCACTTCGCTCAAACGAGAGAAGCAGGGCTTCGAGTTTGCTTTCAGAACTTGGCCGTGGAAACTACTCCTTAAGAGCTGATGACTTTATTTATATTCTTGAACACTGCTCAAAATCACCTGATCCCTTA TTTGTCATGGAGATTTGGAGAATTATGGATGAAAAAGAGGTTCACGTGAACAATAGATGCTACATGCTTAGCATTCAAGCTCTCTGTAAAGGGGGTTACCTGGAGGAG GcgtttaatttattgaattttgttgGAGAAAATCATGATATCCATCCTATTCTGCCTGTGTACAATAATTTCTTGAGAGGATGTGTTCAAATAAGGAGTCTACTTCACGCCAACCAATGCTTGGATCTGATGGAGCACCAAGTACTGGGGAAGAATGAAGTAACGTATTCACAGTTTCTCAAG cTTGCAGTTTTGCAGCAAAACCTGTCTGCTGCCCATAAAATTTGGAAGGAATATATGACATACTATAGTATGAGCATCATTTCTCTGCGGAAGTTTATTTGGTCCTTTACAAGGTTGAGCGATTTGGAATCGGCTTATGCAGCCTTGCAACATATGGTGGATTTGGTTTTCAAGGGAAGCATCTTTATCAATAAAAGTGCTGAAGGAAGGTTATGTTCTTCAAGATTGGACATTCCTATACCTAAGAATGGTGATATGGGTCTGAAGAGATGTATGGAGGAGAATGAACATTCTTTACCTTCTGTCTCTGATAATAGTAAGAAAATAGACTCTCATGCAAGTAATGTTGAGGActcaactattttttatatgggaAGTAAAGAAGATAAGGGTTTTGGCATAAATATGCTGGAAAAATATAAAGGCATGCCTGTAATGAAGGTTTTGAGGTGGTCTTTCAGTGATGTGATATATGCATGCGCACAAACTCAGAACCGTGGACTGGCAGAACAGTTAATCCTCCAG ATGCAAAACCTTGGGTTGGAACCATCATGCCATACATATGATGGCTTAATCAAAGCAATTGTCAGTGACAGAGGTTTCAGTGATGGCATGGAAGTG TTAAAAACAATGCAACTGAGGAATTTGAAGCCATATGATTCAACTCTTGCTGCTCTTTCAATAGGTTCCAGCAAAGCTTTACAGCTGGATTTAGCAGAGTCTTTGCTGGATCAAATTTCCAGAATTTCATATGTTCATCCCTTTAATGCTTTTCTTGCAGCATGTGACACACTG GATCAACCTGAACGTGCTGTTCCAATACTGTCTAAGATGAAACAACTGAAGCTTCAGCCAAATGTTGGAACATATGAGCTGCTATTCTCCCTATTTGGTAATGTGAATGCACCATATGAGGAGGGGAATATGTTGTCACAGGTTGATGTCGCTAGAAGGATAAAGGCTATAGAAATGGACATGATGAATAATGGCATTCAACACAGTCATTTATCAATGAAGAACTTG CTGAAAGCCCTTGGAGCAGAGGGGATGATAAGAGAATTGATGCAATACTTACATGTGGCAGAAAACCAATTCTTCCGTACTAACACTTATCTTGGAACACCTATTTATAATACGGTGTTACATTCACTTGTTGAAGCCAAGGAA AGTCACATAGCAAtagaaatattcaaaaatatgaTTTCACGCAGTCTTCCGCGAGATGCTGCAACTTATAATATAATGATAGATTGTTGCAGTACTATAAAATGTTACAAATCAGCTTGTGCTCTGGTTTCTATGATGATGCGTGATGGTTTTCTTCCATGGACATTAACCTACACTGCTCTCATAAAG ATTCTTTTAGAGCATGAAGATTTTGATGAAGCATTGAATCTTCTAGATCAAGCAAGATTAGAAGAAATACCACCTGATGTACTGTTATATAACACTATTCTTCAGAAAGCATGTCTAAAG GGAAGAATCGATTTGATTGAGCTTGTTGCTGAGCAGATGCACCAAGAGAAAATCCAGCCCGATCCATCAACCTGCTACTATGTGTTCTCTTCCTATGTGGACGGTGGTTTCTTCAGCACGGCCCTGGAATCATTGCAGGTTCTCAGTATGCGTATGATTTCTGAAGACAATAGCACTCTTGAGGAAAAGAGAACAGAATTGGAGGATTTCATCCATTCTGAAGACAAGGATGCAGAATCTCAGATCCTCCAGTTTTTTAAAGGTTCTGACGAGAATCTTGCTATTGcacttttaaatttaagatgGTGTGCCATATCTGGGTCCCCAATTTCATGGACACCGAATGAAAGTTTATGGGCCAGGAGACTTTTGAATAGTCATGGTTCCAGAAAAAGAGCATCCTGA
- the LOC117906305 gene encoding pentatricopeptide repeat-containing protein At1g76280 isoform X7, with translation MHRYVSRVPLRSISDSLYLSKSSVYDQKNLVRKLESLRTFTTSRGIVKHHDCFGYGRKSITRLLQVQIVDALRSNERSRASSLLSELGRGNYSLRADDFIYILEHCSKSPDPLFVMEIWRIMDEKEVHVNNRCYMLSIQALCKGGYLEEAFNLLNFVGENHDIHPILPVYNNFLRGCVQIRSLLHANQCLDLMEHQVLGKNEVTYSQFLKLAVLQQNLSAAHKIWKEYMTYYSMSIISLRKFIWSFTRLSDLESAYAALQHMVDLVFKGSIFINKSAEGRLCSSRLDIPIPKNGDMGLKRCMEENEHSLPSVSDNSKKIDSHASNVEDSTIFYMGSKEDKGFGINMLEKYKGMPVMKVLRWSFSDVIYACAQTQNRGLAEQLILQMQNLGLEPSCHTYDGLIKAIVSDRGFSDGMEVLKTMQLRNLKPYDSTLAALSIGSSKALQLDLAESLLDQISRISYVHPFNAFLAACDTLDQPERAVPILSKMKQLKLQPNVGTYELLFSLFGNVNAPYEEGNMLSQVDVARRIKAIEMDMMNNGIQHSHLSMKNLLKALGAEGMIRELMQYLHVAENQFFRTNTYLGTPIYNTVLHSLVEAKESHIAIEIFKNMISRSLPRDAATYNIMIDCCSTIKCYKSACALVSMMMRDGFLPWTLTYTALIKFYSNTLIHAKLKQRLTRELGPWAGNEQREVLVSISCLVCLKFQPLFFIKPPFQG, from the exons ATGCATAGATATGT GTCTAGGGTTCCTTTGCGATCGATTTCTGACTCACTTTACTTATCAAAGTCATCTGTATac GATCAGAAGAATCTCGTGAGAAAATTGGAATCATTGCGGACTTTTACAACCTCAAGAGGTATTGTTAAAC ATCACGATTGCTTCGGGTATGGAAGAAAATCAATTACCAGGCTCTTGCAGGTGCAAATTGTTGATGCACTTCGCTCAAACGAGAGAAGCAGGGCTTCGAGTTTGCTTTCAGAACTTGGCCGTGGAAACTACTCCTTAAGAGCTGATGACTTTATTTATATTCTTGAACACTGCTCAAAATCACCTGATCCCTTA TTTGTCATGGAGATTTGGAGAATTATGGATGAAAAAGAGGTTCACGTGAACAATAGATGCTACATGCTTAGCATTCAAGCTCTCTGTAAAGGGGGTTACCTGGAGGAG GcgtttaatttattgaattttgttgGAGAAAATCATGATATCCATCCTATTCTGCCTGTGTACAATAATTTCTTGAGAGGATGTGTTCAAATAAGGAGTCTACTTCACGCCAACCAATGCTTGGATCTGATGGAGCACCAAGTACTGGGGAAGAATGAAGTAACGTATTCACAGTTTCTCAAG cTTGCAGTTTTGCAGCAAAACCTGTCTGCTGCCCATAAAATTTGGAAGGAATATATGACATACTATAGTATGAGCATCATTTCTCTGCGGAAGTTTATTTGGTCCTTTACAAGGTTGAGCGATTTGGAATCGGCTTATGCAGCCTTGCAACATATGGTGGATTTGGTTTTCAAGGGAAGCATCTTTATCAATAAAAGTGCTGAAGGAAGGTTATGTTCTTCAAGATTGGACATTCCTATACCTAAGAATGGTGATATGGGTCTGAAGAGATGTATGGAGGAGAATGAACATTCTTTACCTTCTGTCTCTGATAATAGTAAGAAAATAGACTCTCATGCAAGTAATGTTGAGGActcaactattttttatatgggaAGTAAAGAAGATAAGGGTTTTGGCATAAATATGCTGGAAAAATATAAAGGCATGCCTGTAATGAAGGTTTTGAGGTGGTCTTTCAGTGATGTGATATATGCATGCGCACAAACTCAGAACCGTGGACTGGCAGAACAGTTAATCCTCCAG ATGCAAAACCTTGGGTTGGAACCATCATGCCATACATATGATGGCTTAATCAAAGCAATTGTCAGTGACAGAGGTTTCAGTGATGGCATGGAAGTG TTAAAAACAATGCAACTGAGGAATTTGAAGCCATATGATTCAACTCTTGCTGCTCTTTCAATAGGTTCCAGCAAAGCTTTACAGCTGGATTTAGCAGAGTCTTTGCTGGATCAAATTTCCAGAATTTCATATGTTCATCCCTTTAATGCTTTTCTTGCAGCATGTGACACACTG GATCAACCTGAACGTGCTGTTCCAATACTGTCTAAGATGAAACAACTGAAGCTTCAGCCAAATGTTGGAACATATGAGCTGCTATTCTCCCTATTTGGTAATGTGAATGCACCATATGAGGAGGGGAATATGTTGTCACAGGTTGATGTCGCTAGAAGGATAAAGGCTATAGAAATGGACATGATGAATAATGGCATTCAACACAGTCATTTATCAATGAAGAACTTG CTGAAAGCCCTTGGAGCAGAGGGGATGATAAGAGAATTGATGCAATACTTACATGTGGCAGAAAACCAATTCTTCCGTACTAACACTTATCTTGGAACACCTATTTATAATACGGTGTTACATTCACTTGTTGAAGCCAAGGAA AGTCACATAGCAAtagaaatattcaaaaatatgaTTTCACGCAGTCTTCCGCGAGATGCTGCAACTTATAATATAATGATAGATTGTTGCAGTACTATAAAATGTTACAAATCAGCTTGTGCTCTGGTTTCTATGATGATGCGTGATGGTTTTCTTCCATGGACATTAACCTACACTGCTCTCATAAAG TTTTATTCCAACACACTCATACATGCAAAACTGAAGCAGAGGCTGACTCGGGAACTGGGACCTTGGGCTGGCAATGAACAAAGGGAAGTCTTGGTTTCCATTTCTTGCCTTGTGTGCCTGAAATTTCAGCCcttgttttttataaaaccaCCCTTTCAGGGATAA
- the LOC117906305 gene encoding pentatricopeptide repeat-containing protein At1g76280 isoform X4: protein MHRYVSRVPLRSISDSLYLSKSSDQKNLVRKLESLRTFTTSRDHDCFGYGRKSITRLLQVQIVDALRSNERSRASSLLSELGRGNYSLRADDFIYILEHCSKSPDPLFVMEIWRIMDEKEVHVNNRCYMLSIQALCKGGYLEEAFNLLNFVGENHDIHPILPVYNNFLRGCVQIRSLLHANQCLDLMEHQVLGKNEVTYSQFLKLAVLQQNLSAAHKIWKEYMTYYSMSIISLRKFIWSFTRLSDLESAYAALQHMVDLVFKGSIFINKSAEGRLCSSRLDIPIPKNGDMGLKRCMEENEHSLPSVSDNSKKIDSHASNVEDSTIFYMGSKEDKGFGINMLEKYKGMPVMKVLRWSFSDVIYACAQTQNRGLAEQLILQMQNLGLEPSCHTYDGLIKAIVSDRGFSDGMEVLKTMQLRNLKPYDSTLAALSIGSSKALQLDLAESLLDQISRISYVHPFNAFLAACDTLDQPERAVPILSKMKQLKLQPNVGTYELLFSLFGNVNAPYEEGNMLSQVDVARRIKAIEMDMMNNGIQHSHLSMKNLLKALGAEGMIRELMQYLHVAENQFFRTNTYLGTPIYNTVLHSLVEAKESHIAIEIFKNMISRSLPRDAATYNIMIDCCSTIKCYKSACALVSMMMRDGFLPWTLTYTALIKILLEHEDFDEALNLLDQARLEEIPPDVLLYNTILQKACLKGRIDLIELVAEQMHQEKIQPDPSTCYYVFSSYVDGGFFSTALESLQVLSMRMISEDNSTLEEKRTELEDFIHSEDKDAESQILQFFKGSDENLAIALLNLRWCAISGSPISWTPNESLWARRLLNSHGSRKRAS from the exons ATGCATAGATATGT GTCTAGGGTTCCTTTGCGATCGATTTCTGACTCACTTTACTTATCAAAGTCATCT GATCAGAAGAATCTCGTGAGAAAATTGGAATCATTGCGGACTTTTACAACCTCAAGAG ATCACGATTGCTTCGGGTATGGAAGAAAATCAATTACCAGGCTCTTGCAGGTGCAAATTGTTGATGCACTTCGCTCAAACGAGAGAAGCAGGGCTTCGAGTTTGCTTTCAGAACTTGGCCGTGGAAACTACTCCTTAAGAGCTGATGACTTTATTTATATTCTTGAACACTGCTCAAAATCACCTGATCCCTTA TTTGTCATGGAGATTTGGAGAATTATGGATGAAAAAGAGGTTCACGTGAACAATAGATGCTACATGCTTAGCATTCAAGCTCTCTGTAAAGGGGGTTACCTGGAGGAG GcgtttaatttattgaattttgttgGAGAAAATCATGATATCCATCCTATTCTGCCTGTGTACAATAATTTCTTGAGAGGATGTGTTCAAATAAGGAGTCTACTTCACGCCAACCAATGCTTGGATCTGATGGAGCACCAAGTACTGGGGAAGAATGAAGTAACGTATTCACAGTTTCTCAAG cTTGCAGTTTTGCAGCAAAACCTGTCTGCTGCCCATAAAATTTGGAAGGAATATATGACATACTATAGTATGAGCATCATTTCTCTGCGGAAGTTTATTTGGTCCTTTACAAGGTTGAGCGATTTGGAATCGGCTTATGCAGCCTTGCAACATATGGTGGATTTGGTTTTCAAGGGAAGCATCTTTATCAATAAAAGTGCTGAAGGAAGGTTATGTTCTTCAAGATTGGACATTCCTATACCTAAGAATGGTGATATGGGTCTGAAGAGATGTATGGAGGAGAATGAACATTCTTTACCTTCTGTCTCTGATAATAGTAAGAAAATAGACTCTCATGCAAGTAATGTTGAGGActcaactattttttatatgggaAGTAAAGAAGATAAGGGTTTTGGCATAAATATGCTGGAAAAATATAAAGGCATGCCTGTAATGAAGGTTTTGAGGTGGTCTTTCAGTGATGTGATATATGCATGCGCACAAACTCAGAACCGTGGACTGGCAGAACAGTTAATCCTCCAG ATGCAAAACCTTGGGTTGGAACCATCATGCCATACATATGATGGCTTAATCAAAGCAATTGTCAGTGACAGAGGTTTCAGTGATGGCATGGAAGTG TTAAAAACAATGCAACTGAGGAATTTGAAGCCATATGATTCAACTCTTGCTGCTCTTTCAATAGGTTCCAGCAAAGCTTTACAGCTGGATTTAGCAGAGTCTTTGCTGGATCAAATTTCCAGAATTTCATATGTTCATCCCTTTAATGCTTTTCTTGCAGCATGTGACACACTG GATCAACCTGAACGTGCTGTTCCAATACTGTCTAAGATGAAACAACTGAAGCTTCAGCCAAATGTTGGAACATATGAGCTGCTATTCTCCCTATTTGGTAATGTGAATGCACCATATGAGGAGGGGAATATGTTGTCACAGGTTGATGTCGCTAGAAGGATAAAGGCTATAGAAATGGACATGATGAATAATGGCATTCAACACAGTCATTTATCAATGAAGAACTTG CTGAAAGCCCTTGGAGCAGAGGGGATGATAAGAGAATTGATGCAATACTTACATGTGGCAGAAAACCAATTCTTCCGTACTAACACTTATCTTGGAACACCTATTTATAATACGGTGTTACATTCACTTGTTGAAGCCAAGGAA AGTCACATAGCAAtagaaatattcaaaaatatgaTTTCACGCAGTCTTCCGCGAGATGCTGCAACTTATAATATAATGATAGATTGTTGCAGTACTATAAAATGTTACAAATCAGCTTGTGCTCTGGTTTCTATGATGATGCGTGATGGTTTTCTTCCATGGACATTAACCTACACTGCTCTCATAAAG ATTCTTTTAGAGCATGAAGATTTTGATGAAGCATTGAATCTTCTAGATCAAGCAAGATTAGAAGAAATACCACCTGATGTACTGTTATATAACACTATTCTTCAGAAAGCATGTCTAAAG GGAAGAATCGATTTGATTGAGCTTGTTGCTGAGCAGATGCACCAAGAGAAAATCCAGCCCGATCCATCAACCTGCTACTATGTGTTCTCTTCCTATGTGGACGGTGGTTTCTTCAGCACGGCCCTGGAATCATTGCAGGTTCTCAGTATGCGTATGATTTCTGAAGACAATAGCACTCTTGAGGAAAAGAGAACAGAATTGGAGGATTTCATCCATTCTGAAGACAAGGATGCAGAATCTCAGATCCTCCAGTTTTTTAAAGGTTCTGACGAGAATCTTGCTATTGcacttttaaatttaagatgGTGTGCCATATCTGGGTCCCCAATTTCATGGACACCGAATGAAAGTTTATGGGCCAGGAGACTTTTGAATAGTCATGGTTCCAGAAAAAGAGCATCCTGA
- the LOC117906305 gene encoding pentatricopeptide repeat-containing protein At1g76280 isoform X5: protein MHRYVSRVPLRSISDSLYLSKSSVYDQKNLVRKLESLRTFTTSRGIVKHHDCFGYGRKSITRLLQVQIVDALRSNERSRASSLLSELGRGNYSLRADDFIYILEHCSKSPDPLFVMEIWRIMDEKEVHVNNRCYMLSIQALCKGGYLEEAFNLLNFVGENHDIHPILPVYNNFLRGCVQIRSLLHANQCLDLMEHQVLGKNEVTYSQFLKLAVLQQNLSAAHKIWKEYMTYYSMSIISLRKFIWSFTRLSDLESAYAALQHMVDLVFKGSIFINKSAEGRLCSSRLDIPIPKNGDMGLKRCMEENEHSLPSVSDNSKKIDSHASNVEDSTIFYMGSKEDKGFGINMLEKYKGMPVMKVLRWSFSDVIYACAQTQNRGLAEQLILQMQNLGLEPSCHTYDGLIKAIVSDRGFSDGMEVDQPERAVPILSKMKQLKLQPNVGTYELLFSLFGNVNAPYEEGNMLSQVDVARRIKAIEMDMMNNGIQHSHLSMKNLLKALGAEGMIRELMQYLHVAENQFFRTNTYLGTPIYNTVLHSLVEAKESHIAIEIFKNMISRSLPRDAATYNIMIDCCSTIKCYKSACALVSMMMRDGFLPWTLTYTALIKILLEHEDFDEALNLLDQARLEEIPPDVLLYNTILQKACLKGRIDLIELVAEQMHQEKIQPDPSTCYYVFSSYVDGGFFSTALESLQVLSMRMISEDNSTLEEKRTELEDFIHSEDKDAESQILQFFKGSDENLAIALLNLRWCAISGSPISWTPNESLWARRLLNSHGSRKRAS, encoded by the exons ATGCATAGATATGT GTCTAGGGTTCCTTTGCGATCGATTTCTGACTCACTTTACTTATCAAAGTCATCTGTATac GATCAGAAGAATCTCGTGAGAAAATTGGAATCATTGCGGACTTTTACAACCTCAAGAGGTATTGTTAAAC ATCACGATTGCTTCGGGTATGGAAGAAAATCAATTACCAGGCTCTTGCAGGTGCAAATTGTTGATGCACTTCGCTCAAACGAGAGAAGCAGGGCTTCGAGTTTGCTTTCAGAACTTGGCCGTGGAAACTACTCCTTAAGAGCTGATGACTTTATTTATATTCTTGAACACTGCTCAAAATCACCTGATCCCTTA TTTGTCATGGAGATTTGGAGAATTATGGATGAAAAAGAGGTTCACGTGAACAATAGATGCTACATGCTTAGCATTCAAGCTCTCTGTAAAGGGGGTTACCTGGAGGAG GcgtttaatttattgaattttgttgGAGAAAATCATGATATCCATCCTATTCTGCCTGTGTACAATAATTTCTTGAGAGGATGTGTTCAAATAAGGAGTCTACTTCACGCCAACCAATGCTTGGATCTGATGGAGCACCAAGTACTGGGGAAGAATGAAGTAACGTATTCACAGTTTCTCAAG cTTGCAGTTTTGCAGCAAAACCTGTCTGCTGCCCATAAAATTTGGAAGGAATATATGACATACTATAGTATGAGCATCATTTCTCTGCGGAAGTTTATTTGGTCCTTTACAAGGTTGAGCGATTTGGAATCGGCTTATGCAGCCTTGCAACATATGGTGGATTTGGTTTTCAAGGGAAGCATCTTTATCAATAAAAGTGCTGAAGGAAGGTTATGTTCTTCAAGATTGGACATTCCTATACCTAAGAATGGTGATATGGGTCTGAAGAGATGTATGGAGGAGAATGAACATTCTTTACCTTCTGTCTCTGATAATAGTAAGAAAATAGACTCTCATGCAAGTAATGTTGAGGActcaactattttttatatgggaAGTAAAGAAGATAAGGGTTTTGGCATAAATATGCTGGAAAAATATAAAGGCATGCCTGTAATGAAGGTTTTGAGGTGGTCTTTCAGTGATGTGATATATGCATGCGCACAAACTCAGAACCGTGGACTGGCAGAACAGTTAATCCTCCAG ATGCAAAACCTTGGGTTGGAACCATCATGCCATACATATGATGGCTTAATCAAAGCAATTGTCAGTGACAGAGGTTTCAGTGATGGCATGGAAGTG GATCAACCTGAACGTGCTGTTCCAATACTGTCTAAGATGAAACAACTGAAGCTTCAGCCAAATGTTGGAACATATGAGCTGCTATTCTCCCTATTTGGTAATGTGAATGCACCATATGAGGAGGGGAATATGTTGTCACAGGTTGATGTCGCTAGAAGGATAAAGGCTATAGAAATGGACATGATGAATAATGGCATTCAACACAGTCATTTATCAATGAAGAACTTG CTGAAAGCCCTTGGAGCAGAGGGGATGATAAGAGAATTGATGCAATACTTACATGTGGCAGAAAACCAATTCTTCCGTACTAACACTTATCTTGGAACACCTATTTATAATACGGTGTTACATTCACTTGTTGAAGCCAAGGAA AGTCACATAGCAAtagaaatattcaaaaatatgaTTTCACGCAGTCTTCCGCGAGATGCTGCAACTTATAATATAATGATAGATTGTTGCAGTACTATAAAATGTTACAAATCAGCTTGTGCTCTGGTTTCTATGATGATGCGTGATGGTTTTCTTCCATGGACATTAACCTACACTGCTCTCATAAAG ATTCTTTTAGAGCATGAAGATTTTGATGAAGCATTGAATCTTCTAGATCAAGCAAGATTAGAAGAAATACCACCTGATGTACTGTTATATAACACTATTCTTCAGAAAGCATGTCTAAAG GGAAGAATCGATTTGATTGAGCTTGTTGCTGAGCAGATGCACCAAGAGAAAATCCAGCCCGATCCATCAACCTGCTACTATGTGTTCTCTTCCTATGTGGACGGTGGTTTCTTCAGCACGGCCCTGGAATCATTGCAGGTTCTCAGTATGCGTATGATTTCTGAAGACAATAGCACTCTTGAGGAAAAGAGAACAGAATTGGAGGATTTCATCCATTCTGAAGACAAGGATGCAGAATCTCAGATCCTCCAGTTTTTTAAAGGTTCTGACGAGAATCTTGCTATTGcacttttaaatttaagatgGTGTGCCATATCTGGGTCCCCAATTTCATGGACACCGAATGAAAGTTTATGGGCCAGGAGACTTTTGAATAGTCATGGTTCCAGAAAAAGAGCATCCTGA